A genome region from Erigeron canadensis isolate Cc75 chromosome 3, C_canadensis_v1, whole genome shotgun sequence includes the following:
- the LOC122592930 gene encoding protein AUXIN RESPONSE 4, with protein sequence MATKTTQQQIPNSSPKTPNKKPPNPFTFWFYFTISVSIITPIFITFSTFSTQNDPKTWFLTLPTNLRNHYSNGKYIKVQTRLESDSLDVFTIQDGPSDSLQNVLLVHGYASSSYLFTDLVKKLGKKGIKTVALDLPGFGFSDKYEMVTEEKVIEGFGRVLELYNEIKEKGIFWGFDQLVEQGYVNYDYEENEIRVSKVTSLKAVELGSEEMGRVLRQVINALGLAPVDLVLHDSAFNLGANWVSKNVEFVRSVTLIDSASNQPAFPLWVLKMPVLREVALGFGFLFGKVIENCCSKSVGGFDAEGHRLLLKGRDGRKSAVGTGNKMNSSFDIAEWGKLDGVKNLPMQVIWSTSWSEEWIKQGHKVAAMLPHATFVTHSGGRWPQKDTADELAESIHEFLSGLPKPMKVTKTKEPVPEHIREMLDEAPSNVHHHGFGGHDHSHGQGQGHDVGYPTGYGLRHEFR encoded by the exons ATGGCTACCAAAACAACACAACAACAAATACCAAATTCATCTCCAAAAACCCCCAACAAAAAACCCCCAAATCCTTTCACTTTCTGGTTTTACTTCACTATTTCAGTCTCAATCATAACACCAATATTCATCACATTTTCAACTTTTTCAACACAAAATGACCCCAAAACATGGTTTCTTACATTGCCCACAAATCTTAGAAACCATTATTCAAATGGGAAATACATAAAAGTCCAAACAAGACTTGAAAGTGATTCACTTGATGTGTTCACAATCCAAGATGGACCATCAGATTCACTTCAAAATGTGCTTTTAGTACATGGGTATGCATCAAGTTCTTACCTTTTTACTGATCTTGTAAAAAAATTAGGTAAAAAAGGTATAAAGACTGTTGCTTTGGACTTGCCTGGTTTCGGGTTTTCAGATAAGTATGAAATGGTGACTGAAGAGAAAGTGATTGAGGGTTTTGGGAGGGTTTTAGAGTTGTATAACGAGATTAAAGAAAAGGGCATTTTTTGGGGTTTTGATCAGTTAGTTGAGCAAGGTTATGTGAATTATGATTATGAAGAGAATGAAATTCGGGTGTCGAAAGTAACGAGTTTGAAAGCGGTTGAGTTGGGTTCAGAAGAGATGGGTAGGGTTTTGAGACAAGTGATTAATGCATTAGGTTTAGCTCCTGTTGATTTAGTTCTTCATGATTCGGCGTTTAATTTAGGAGCGAATTGGGTGTCGAAAAATGTTGAGTTTGTAAGAAGTGTGACTCTGATTGATAGTGCATCGAATCAGCCGGCTTTTCCTTTATGGGTTTTGAAAATGCCAGTACTTAGAGAAGTTGCTTTAGGTTTTGGATTTTTGTTTGGGAAGGTTATTGAAAATTGTTGCTCAAAATCGGTTGGGGGTTTTGATGCAGAGGGTCACAGGCTTCTATTGAAGGGTAGAGATGGAAGAAAATCGGCTGTTGGAACGGGGAATAAAATGAATTCTAGTTTCGATATTGCCGAATGGGGTAAACTTGATGGTGTGAAAAATTTGCCAATGCAGGTGATTTGGTCTACTAGTTGGTCGGAAGAATGGATCAAACAGGGACACAAAGTTGCCGCCATGCTTCCTCATGCGACCTTTGTCACACATTCTGGTGGCCGCTGGCCACAG AAGGACACAGCCGATGAGCTTGCTGAAAGCATTCATGAGTTCTTGTCCGGATTACCAAAACCCATGAAAGTCACCAAGACAAAAGAGCCTGTACCAGAGCATATCCGTGAAATGCTTGATGAAGCCCCATCCAATGTTCATCACCATGGTTTTGGTGGTCATGACCATAGCCATGGTCAGGGTCAGGGTCACGATGTTGGATACCCAACTGGCTATGGACTCAGACATGAATTTCGTTGA
- the LOC122594164 gene encoding probable linoleate 9S-lipoxygenase 5 produces MKTITGRVVLMKKNQLDINDLSASVLDRVHELLGKNVTIQLISAHHRSAHHQSSEGNLRSKIGKPAMLEDWITTITPLADGESSYKVSFQWDEEDGHMEVPGAFLIQNHHHSEFYLKTLTLEDVPGHGQVHFVCNSWVYPAKHYKKDRVFFTNKAYLPSETPEFLHSYRQDEMEILRGDGTGMLQEWDRVYDYAFYNDLGDPDKDLDDARPILGGSSEYPYPRRGRTGRPPTKSDPKTESRLPLIMSLNIYVPRDERFGHLKLSDFLAYGLKSIVQFLVPEFQALSDSTHDEFDSFEDIMKLYEGGFKLPGGPLFDRIREKVPLEILKTLLETDSSGVTKFPKPQIIKEDKSAWRTDEEFAREMLAGVNPVKIRLLKEFPPTSKLDVNVYGNQNSSIQAHHVEKNLHGLKVNEVLKANKLFILDHHDSLMPYLRRINASTNKIYASRTLLILQNDGTLKPLAIELSLPHPEDDKLGAISNVYTPAENGVEGSIWQLAKAYVAVNDSGIHQLISHWLSTHAVVEPFVIAANRQLSVLHPVYKLLYPHFRDTMNINAFARQILINGGGILEKTVFPGRYSMELSSVLYKDWVFPEQALPMDLVKRGMAVEDSNSPHGLRLLIEDYPYAVDGLEIWSAIKSWVEDYCKFYYKNDDIVQNDTELQAWWKELREEGHGDKKDEPWWPKMDSCQNLIDICSTFIWVASALHAAVNYGQYPYAGYLPNRPTLSRRFMPEPNTPEYDELKKDPDSVFLKTITPQLQTLLGVALIELLSRHSSDEIYLGQRECPEWTLDAEPLNAFKKFGEKLKGIEERIVAMNNDEKLTNRVGPANVPYTLLYPTSEKGLTGKGIPNSTAM; encoded by the exons AAGGAAATTTGAGAAGCAAGATAGGGAAGCCAGCAATGTTGGAAGATTGGATTACCACTATTACCCCTTTAGCAGATGGAGAATCAtcatataaagtatcatttcaatgggatgaagaagaTGGTCATATGGAAGTTCCAGGGGCATTCCTTATCCAAAATCATCATCACAGTGAGTTTTACCTCAAGACTCTTACACTTGAAGATGTTCCTGGCCATGGACAAGTTCATTTTGTgtgtaattcatgggtttatCCAGCAAAACACTACAAAAAGGACCGCGTTTTCTTTACTAATAAG GCATACCTTCCAAGTGAGACACCTGAATTTCTACATTCGTATAGGCAGGACGAGATGGAAATATTGCGGGGAGATGGGACAGGGATGCTTCAAGAATGGGACAGGGTCTATGATTATGCTTTCTACAATGATTTGGGAGATCCTGATAAGGATTTGGACGATGCCCGCCCAATTCTTGGAGGGTCTTCAGAGTACCCATATCCTCGTAGGGGTAGAACAGGCAGACCGCCTACCAAATCAG ATCCTAAAACGGAAAGCAGGCTTCCACTGATCATGAGCTTAAACATATATGTTCCAAGAGATGAGCGGTTTGGGCATTTGAAATTGTCTGATTTTCTAGCTTATGGTCTAAAATCTATTGTTCAGTTTCTTGTACCCGAGTTTCAAGCTCTAAGTGATAGCACCCATGATGAATTCGATTCATTTGAAGATATTATGAAGCTTTATGAAGGAGGATTTAAGCTTCCTGGAGGTCCATTGTTTGATCGCATTCGTGAAAAAGTTCCACTTGAAATACTGAAAACTCTTCTTGAAACAGATAGCTCTGGAGTTACAAAATTCCCCAAACCACAAATCATTAAAG AGGACAAGTCTGCTTGGAGGACAGATGAAGAATTTGCAAGAGAAATGCTGGCAGGCGTCAACCCTGTTAAAATCCGTCttctaaaa GAGTTTCCTCCCACAAGCAAGTTGGACGTCAATGTCTATGGAAACCAAAATAGTTCGATACAAGCACACCATGTTGAGAAAAACCTACATGGTTTAAAAGTCAACGAG GTATTAAAAGCGAATAAGTTGTTCATACTTGATCATCATGACTCATTGATGCCATACTTGAGGAGAATAAACGCAAGTACAAACAAGATATACGCCTCACGAACTTTGCTAATCCTACAAAATGATGGAACCCTAAAACCATTAGCAATTGAGTTAAGCTTGCCACATCCTGAAGACGATAAGCTTGGTGCGATTAGCAATGTGTACACCCCAGCTGAAAATGGAGTAGAAGGTTCGATCTGGCAGTTAGCAAAAGCGTATGTTGCTGTGAATGATTCTGGGATTCATCAACTCATTAGTCACTG GTTGAGTACGCACGCGGTCGTTGAGCCATTTGTGATTGCTGCAAATAGGCAACTAAGTGTACTCCACCCTGTCTATAAGCTTCTGTATCCACATTTCCGTGATACAATGAATATCAATGCTTTCGCAAGGCAGATCCTGATCAACGGTGGAGGAATCCTTGAGAAAACTGTATTTCCAGGAAGATATTCAATGGAATTGTCTTCGGTATTGTATAAGGATTGGGTTTTCCCTGAACAAGCGCTTCCAATGGATCTTGTCAAGAG GGGAATGGCGGTTGAGGACTCAAATTCTCCTCATGGGCTTCGCCTTCTAATTGAGGATTACCCATATGCAGTGGACGGTCTTGAAATCTGGTCTGCGATCAAATCGTGGGTAGAAGATTACTGCAAGTTCTACTACAAGAACGACGACATAGTTCAAAACGACACCGAACTTCAAGCGTGGTGGAAAGAACTACGAGAAGAGGGACATGGGGACAAGAAAGACGAGCCATGGTGGCCCAAAATGGATTCGTGTCAAAATCTAATAGACATTTGCTCGACATTCATATGGGTTGCTTCCGCTCTTCATGCAGCTGTCAACTATGGGCAATACCCTTATGCCGGGTACCTTCCAAACCGTCCAACTCTGAGTCGTAGGTTTATGCCCGAACCAAATACTCCAGAGTATGATGAACTTAAAAAGGATCCAGACAGTGTATTTTTGAAAACGATTACTCCCCAACTACAAACACTTCTTGGAGTTGCATTGATAGAGCTATTGTCAAGGCATTCATCGGATGAGATTTACCTTGGACAAAGAGAGTGTCCCGAGTGGACATTGGATGCAGAACCTTTAAACGCGTTCAAGAAATTTGGGGAGAAGCTGAAAGGGATCGAAGAAAGAATTGTAGCTATGAACAACGACGAAAAGCTAACAAACAGGGTTGGACCAGCAAATGTACCATACACACTACTCTATCCGACTAGCGAAAAAGGACTTACTGGGAAAGGAATTCCTAACAGTACTGCTATGtga